The Peromyscus maniculatus bairdii isolate BWxNUB_F1_BW_parent chromosome 6, HU_Pman_BW_mat_3.1, whole genome shotgun sequence genomic interval AGGATGGCTGGACAGTGCCTGCCACATTAAGGGTGGCTCCTTCCCAGCCAGCTTGCTGTCTGCTCTAGAAACAGCCTCGCAGACACTCACAGAGGCGACGACGTTCTAGGTATTCCCTAGCACAGCCCGGAATTATCCACCACAGGGGATGGTTCAAGAAGCCTCTGAGTGAGTGGCAGAAAGATGGTCGGCAGAGTGAAGGCCGACTGAGCATGGAGGGACACTGGCCTCTAGGGAGGTGAAGCATCATGATGCTGGAAAGTATGACTATTTCCTTGTCCACTCCGTCAATCAACAGCTGCAGAAATCAAGGGTCAAACCAGAAGGGCTACCCAAGCTCCCGTCCGGCACAGGAAGGAAAGTCTGGGAGCCCGGGAGCCCAGCCTCATCGTGTGCCCTCCCCAAGTTTCTTGTTCTAGAGTCTTGGGAGCAGCAAGACTAGCCTGGAAAGGGCCCAGGTGCAGGGCCTTTGGCTAgtgtgaggaagaaaaggagttcacagggaaaaaagaaatgaaagaagccCAATTGCtccaataaaaaaacaaaaacagggatggagagatggctcaaaggttaagagcactggctgtttttccagaggacctgagttcaattcccagcacccacatggcagctcataaccatctgtaatgagatctggtgccctcttctggcctgcacacacacatgtaggtagaacactgtatacataataaataaataaataaataaataaataaataaataaataaataaataaaaaacaaaaaacaaacagctgaaacatgcctttaaccccagctctggaagcagaggcaggcagatgtctgtgagtttgaggccagcctggtccacagagtgagttccaggacaaccaggtctacatagagaaaccctgtctcaaaaaacaaaacaaaacaaaacaaaacaaccagggGCTGGAGCTATGGCCCatgtcaagagcacttgctgttctggctgaggaccagagttcagttcccagcacccacatcaggtaggtcacaactgcctgcaaccgCAGTTCCCGGGGATCTGACGCCTTGTTCTGGCCTCCTACGGCACCTGTATATTTacatagacacaaacaaacaaatctaaaacCACAACCAATCTTGGTGGAGAGGATCAGAAAGAGAGTCTTTGCATACTTCTGTTACTGaggcagcattattcacaataatcAAAGGAAAAGCAACCCAAATCTCTATCTCTGGATaaatggagacagaaaagagagtagctacacaatggaatattattgtCTTTAAAAGGgaaccctggggctggagagttggcttagaggttaagagcatttgttcttaTCAAGGATCCAGGTgcgagtcccagcactcacataaatgTTCACCacttcctcaggcaccaagcTTGCATGTGGTGCATgcacctacatgcaggcaaacactcatatgaGTAAAAGTAagtctaacaaaaaaaaaaagtaaaaaaataagaatcCTGAGTGGTCGAGCTAAGCTTAGTAGATCAACATGCTTGCTGTCCAGCCTGACAATCGGACGTCTGTCCCAAGGACACACATGATGAAAGGAACtgactccacacatgtgccatggcacaggAATCCCCGCCCCCCTGCACcggtaaaataaacaaaatttaactggagaagaagaagaagaagaagaagcagagtggTAAGCGCAGGGAGCGGGGAGAGGGGAAGCATTgctgtttgatttttctgtttcttaaaaaatgttttgcctacatgtgtgtctgtgtgagggtgtcagaagccctagaactggatttatagacagctgtgagctgccatgtgggtgctgggaattgaacccgggtcctctggaagagcagccagtgctctcaaccgctgagccatctctccaggccccacaattaaaaacaattattttttttgttttgttttgtttttagagacagggtttctctgtgtagttttggtgcctgtcctggatcttgctctgtagaccagactggcctcgaactcacagagatccacctggctctgcttcccaagtgccagggttaaaggcgtgtgccaccactgcccagctttaaaaatgacattttttcatATTACATTAATTCATTTACGTGTGTGGACATATAGGTATCACAGCACACATGTCGAGCTCAGATTCCGGTTTTCCGTGTGGGCCCCAGGGACTGGACTTAGGTCAAGCAGGCTTGATGGCAAGGGCCTTTACGTTgggccttctcattggctctaaaacctttttaaaaactcCGTAGTAGAAGATTGGTGAGGAAGGgggcggtggccgagcagaggcCAAAGCCAATCTGCGGTTAAGGGCAGAATGGGCAATCTGAGAGAGgtcagggagcagggaggggaggtcatggggcagggaggggaggtcatggggcagggagggaaggtcatggggcagggaggggaggtcatggggcagggaggtggggagagctaCATCCCAGGGGATTCAAGAGAACCAGCGAAGGGGACAAGGGAGGCTATGGGACCCTCTTTGGTGGTCAGTGGTCATAGGGAAGGGAAACCAAgtacagactgacagacagagctATGGGGAAGGTTTTTGACTTCTccgttttttggtgttttgagacattCTTCtaactcaggttggcctcagtctcactatgtagccaaggctagttTCAGCTCCtggttctcttgcctctgcctcctgagcgctgggatcacaggtgggTACCCCTAAACCCGTGGGTACCCCTAAACCCGTGGGTACCCCTAAACCCGTGGGTACCCCTAAACCCGTGTGTTCAGTTTTTCACGGTGTGTCCACACCTGGAGTCAGGAGGGGGGAGCCAGTTAGGTGAAGGAGAAGCTTGCTGGGCGTCGCACTACAGAACAGAGGGATAGGCGTTAGTTGCAGGCCAACGTGTGACTGACTTCCTggcagagggaggaaaaggcagtGTGGGGGTGTGGTTAGTGCCTGTCTTGTCAGCTGTGCAGAAGGGATGTGgccagggtgggggtggctgtGGAGTAGGCTCTGCTGCTGGGGACAGAGCTGAACTGGAGTCACGACTAGCGTGGGAGTGCCAGGGACAGCAGGTGTGGCCGCCACAGTGTCTAGCAGACACAGCTGAGGCTGCTCCACGCAGTCCTAGCCCTGCCTGGCGCACAGGGAGGGGTCGGCTGGGGCAGGCTGGGACAGGCTGGGGCTTGCCGGCCGCAGCTACAGAGTGCCACCCAAGACCGAGTCCTCCACACGGGCTGTCCTGGTGGGAACTTGGCCACGACAAAAACGGCACATCATAAGCTTTGTCTAAAGCTTatatcttttttaataaaaaataaatcgtCTGTGACAAGCAGTTTTCTGAGTCAAAACacggggaaggggaagggagagttCAAAGGGGTCAGCCACACTAGACAAGAGAACAAGGCTCAGATTATGCCTGCCATTCCAGCCAGGCCAGAGACAATAACAACCTGTCCAAACTGAAGCAAGAAGGAAGGTGGTCAAACTTCAGAAAAGACTTCCCAAACAGTAGGGCATGACTGGTAAGGGGAGCACAATCTTGGAGACCCTGGGagaatggggtggggatggggggctgGTGTtcaaagcagcagcagcttccAGAGTGGCATCTTCCAGGATGGAGTCTGCAGGAACAGCCCCCGGCCTGCTCAGATGCTCGGGTCTGTTGGCACAGAATCCTGGACAGCCACACCTTCCGGGGTCTCCTGGAGCGCTTGGGGTTGGTTGACCGAAACTGAAGAATCCTGTCTGGCTCTCGCTGTCCCGGCACGGGTGGAGGCAGCCCATGTGCTTACGGAAGAGAGTCCCGTAGGGGAGGCCCTCCTGGGTGCCGTGAGGCCCTCCTGGGTGCTGCAGGTGAACCACGGCCGCAGGAGAGCCTCCCACCCTAGTCACAGTGCACCGTACCTGGCCCCGGGCGGCGTGGCCGGGGGCCTCGCTCTGCCCAGCTCCCACCTGTGGCCCAGGTTAGGCCACTTCAGGGCCTAGATGGTTGTTGTCAGCGTCTACGTCACTGGCCGAGGTCCTGTAGTCCTTGGAGGGCTGGAGACGCTGTTCCCTGCTCAGTGGGGCCTTTTCCCGGGGGGGTAGCGTCCCACAGCCCTGAACCTTGCCGCGAGCCCGGAGTGCTCCCAGTGGGGAGGCAAGGAGGAGAGTGAGTGTTCCTAAGAGCACTATGGCCAGGAGGACAGTGACGATGAGGAAATGGGGCCAGTAGGACCGCTGGGCAGCCAGGGAAGCCCCACCGCCGACCCTGGTCAGCGGGACTTGCACCCGTTCCCGGGGAACACCGGCTAGCTCGGGATCCAGGGCCAGGGGCTGCTCCTGGCTGTCCACCCAGTAGGAGACCACCGGGTACGAGTAGTTGTTCTCCGTGGCCACACACTGGTAGAGGCCCCCAACACCAGCctgaggcagcagcaggagggagCCATTGTAGACGGCGGAGGAGGCTTCCGGGACTGCGGCCCTGCCGTGGCCGTGACCGTGGCTCCAGTGGTAAGACGCCAGCGCTGACAGCTGAGGGCAGGGCAGCTCCAGGATGGAGTTGGGGACGGCCAGGACTTCTTTAACTGGAGGGCAGCAGAGGAGCGACATGCTCacggggagggaggcaggaaggcggCAGAGACAACCTTACCCGCATCTGGTCCcgctctgtagcccgggctggccttgaactcttggcaaTCCTGATGTCTAGGATTATTGGTATGGACTTCCGTGCCTGTCTGTCTTCTGATTCCATTTCAACTCCCAAACTCAAGGCTCACCCCTTCTCTATCTCCAAGATAGACTCCAaactagcccccccccccccccccccccccccccccccccccccccccccccccccgtctttctCCCATCTAATGTCTAACCAGGTCCAACCCTTAGCTTCTGAAGTCAGCCAAGATCTGGCCTATTCAGCATGTGGCTGGTGACTACAGACAAGCCTCCAATATTCCTAATTCCAGCTCAGATACCAAAGCCACGTCCACCTCAACCTGGATCCTAGTGTGGCTGCAGCTCAGAATCCCTCTCCTATCCACAGCCAGGTTCCAATCCATCCTGCCTCGGGAGGGATTTGGCTCTCAGCCTAGGCAGGTGCTGCGGAAGCCACTGGGGCATGAGAGCCAGCCCTGCCCAAAGCCCCCAGTGCCACGgcacccccctccagccccacactcACTAAGTTGAGGGGGGCTCTGACGCCGGATGCTCCTGGCCAGGGGACGATCGGCGCAGGCCAATTCTGGGTTGCCTCGTTCCATGTCCTGCTTCCAGGAATTCCTGAGAAGACAAGGCAAGCACACTCAGCTCTTGAAAGAcatggaagtgggaggagggggtggggaagaggaaggaagaaggtggGCTAGGAAgaacagggaaaagaaaacaagggcTGCCCCGCAAACCGCCCCGCAAATGGCCACCTGCGAGAACTGGATGCAGAGGAGTGGTATCTGGGAGTGAGTGTGTTGGTGCCCcttgatggggggcgggggggaataGTCGCAAGAACCGTGTAAGGGGAGCCTTGGCAGACTGTCTTCAGCCACCATCCAGGACCAACACTCACAGGGTGGAGCTGGAGCCAGAGAGAAGGCTGCAGGTTTTTGACTCGGGGTCCCAGGCACAGTGGGGGTCCTTGGCAAGGACACATTCCACACAACTCTTATAGACACTGCAATTGGCCCGGGGGACTCTCCAGACGCCTCCTGAGAAGCCTGCGAACACTGCACcctgggagagagatggagggggtCAGAAGCGCTAGCACCCTGGCCCAGGCTGCCCAGGTCATCCCCACAGAAAGACCATATTCTGTTGGGGGTCTCTTCTCACCTGGGTGGGGGCCAGCTGCAGGTTTCGGAcaggctcaggctcagggctcAGCTGGATCTCCTCCACAAGGTAAGCACTGCTGTTCTCGGGTACCACAGCCTTGTGCAAGGACCCTGTGGCTGGGGAGACAAAGAGAGGGCGGAACATCTCCTAACGGCCCTCACACACCTCCCCAGCAAGCCAGGCACAGAGCATCCAGGCCACTCAGTCCCTCTGTGGCCCAGGGATGGAGGGCTGTGATAACcagctttctttctgtgtgtatgtgtgtgtgtgtgagagagagatgtatgtacCTGCcagatgtgcatgcacacttgcacGTGGACGACAGAAGTTAGCTGTTTTACTCGGTCACTCTACTAGGTttgctgagacaggatctcttcttGAACTTGGAGCCAGTCTAGACTGACTGCCCCCCACTACCCTGACTGCCCCCCACTACCCACCCCACATGCTGGGGTTAGAGGTACCCAGTGCAGCACCCAGTTGTTCAGGGGTTCCGAGtctctgagttcaggtcctcacaACTGAGCCACCCATTTCCCcagtctctttctgtctttttttttttttctccctagtaTTGGGGTAAGTGAAGGGTTAAATCCAGGGCCTCTCACATGCAAGCAAACGCTCTCACcttgagctacattcccagccctctttttaccttttgagacagggtcttactctgtagcccaagctggactaacatgcaatcctcctgcctcggcctctcaagTAACTAGGGTAATAGGTTTGCAACACCACGCCCTGCTTCTGACCACCCTTTTAACGGTTGCAACTTCCTGCCGGCacccagaaagctgaggcagaagaattatgagttccaggccagcctggactttaGAATGAGACccccgtctcaaacaaaaacaaaaagggaccaggcatggtggtccacgcttttaattccagcactcgggaggcagaggcagttcttggccagcctggtctacatagtgagtgtcaGGCTGGCcaagggttacatagtgagaccttgtctcaaaaataaaataaaatgccaggcggtggtggtgcacacctttaatcccagcactccggaggcagaggcaggcggatctctgtgagtttgaggccagcctggtctacagagcgagttccaagacacagagaaaccctgtttcaaaaagccaaaataaataaataaataaataaataaataaataaataaataaataaataaatagaataatttaCAAAGCTGTTACTCCACTGAGTAACACAATGAGACACTGTCACTAAAGAAGGCGGACTCCCCGGGCAGGATCGACCTCACTCTGCTCTACCTGGTCTTCTAATCCTGTAGCTAAAGCTCCAAGCAGTGTTCTCATTCAGAACAGTACGGTCTGTCTCCACCCACTCCACAAGCCTGGGAATTTCTGTGTCTTTCCTACTGTATGCTCAGCAGAGGCGCAGCAGAGACACGCCTTCCAGTCTGGAAGAGTGAATGGGGGCAGCCGCTTTCTCCCAGTAAAGCGCCCTGCCCTCAACTCTGGGTGACCTAGCCACACCCCCCAGCTCACTGTCCCTCTCTTTCCAGAACCACAGTCAGATCCACCCTCTCTTCTGAACCCACCCTCATTCTTGGCTCCTgaccctgatcctcctgcctcctagtGGACACAGGCTCCCTGGATCTCTCAGCCCAGTCTGTTCCCTTCACAGCTTGACCTGCCaagtgtctcctctctctctccactgggTCCTTTTAGTCTTTTCTATCTATTCAAAAGTGATGGGGCTGAGAACACACCcagatggtagagtgcttgcctgtagGGCATGAagccccgagtttgatccccagaccaCTTCAAACCAGGCTTGAGgcttggtggcatacacctgtaatcccagcacttgcgaggtaGACGCaggtggatcagaagttcagggtcagccttagctacatactaagtttgagaccagcaagGGCTGCATATGactctcaaaaccaaacaaataaataaaataagggcCTGGCCCCCGCCTTCTCCAGGGCACCCTTGACGGCCCTTCAGTCACATTTCCTAGTCCACCCACTCACTCCTCCTGCGTCTGGTATGGCTCCTCCCAGAAGGCAGGCAGCTCTTTCTAAGACCAGAGAAGGTCCAGAGTGCTTTCCCCCAGCAGACTGAAAGCTCAGAAAGGCTAGAGACTGGATGGTTCAGCTACTCCACTGTGTCTCCAGAGTCCAGCAGGCGGCTCGCACCCTAAACACCTGTTAAAGGAATGAACTGAACATGTGGATGAACCCCAaggcttcctgcctcagcctggctGCAGTCCCTGCTCCGGTCACCCCAGGTATACTTCTGGAACCCCATACTCACATGTGCCCAGGTACATGACCACATGCCTGCTTCCATCGAGACCCCGAGCCGGTTCCACGGCAATCTGTGTGTACTCCACCCCAGACTTCACCAGCAGGGGCCTTCCTACAACATGCTCGTCCATCAGAAAATGGTCCTTCATGAAGGTCAAGGCTTTGTCAGAGGACGGGCCCGtggagcactggaggaggaaggaagcagactGTCAGCCGGCAATTTCCCTTCAGCTCATACATGGCtgcacgccacacacacacacatacacacacacacacacacacacacacacacacacatacacacacatacacacacacacacacacacacacacacacacacactaccctcCTTTGTCCTCTTCCCTCGGGGCGCTCCTCAGTTCAAGGTGTGGGGAAAACTCAGACCCAGTGCCCCCAGGCTCCCCGTCAGGCTGAAATGCCCTAAAATACATGAGAAGTACCCAGTGCGGGCCCGGCAGGCCCTGAGGGCTGTCCTGGCCGTTTCCGCTGCCCTGCTCCTCGGTGCCTGCATCAATGCCAGCACAAAGCGGGGTGAAGGCTCCTTCGGGCCAGCAAGCACCCCGCTTTGCTGTCTGTGGTCCCAGGCATGGCACAGAACCCAGCACAGGCAGTGCTGAGTCAGTGACAGAATGGAGGTGTGACAGAGAAGGGCGGTGTGGCAGTTCTGCCGGGACTCGCTTCGTGACTTGGGGGAGTTCCTCCTCCATGCCGAGCCTCTTTTTTTCACTCACGCTCGAGGGTGTTGGACCGGCTGTTCTCTGGAGGCCCTGTCAACTGGAGTGCATCTTTGCTCAAGACAACTGTCCCCCCTCTCCAAGAGCATCGTCCTGAAGCCAGTTCCCACTGTCACCTACGAGCTGTGGTCACTACAAGGTGTAGTGGCACAGGTTAATTCACCCCTTCGAGCCGCAAATTCCTCCACTGGAAAGTGAGGTGACATCATCCCATTTTTGTGCCAGCAGAGGATACATGTGCCTATTCTTGCCTCCTGCTACagagattttttaaaaggtgtttttgaaatattccattttattACTCTTCCTTTAGGTGTATATGTGTCGATGTGCACCTGAGGAGGCCATAGGCATCAGATCCCCGAGAGGTGCCTGATACGGGTGCTAGgcaccaaattcaggtcctctgcaaaaccaGTAAGcactcgtaaccactgagccacctctccagactctCCCACGATTTTTAAAATTCCAGGCATGGTTTGTCTCTATAGCCCGAACTCTCAATCTGCATCagtcttccgagtgctggaattacaggtgtgagccaccacattttATGTAAGTGCACGGCCAAGGGACACTGGATTTCCAGGCAAAACtacaaacaagaaagacagaaactaaaccacacaagaaaaggaaagaaagagacacaaacccaggaggaggaagccaggtgtgatggctcacacTATGACCCCAGCACACGTCGGCCTAACAGAGAAGGTTTGCTGAGAGTTCAAGCCGGTTATGCTACAGGGTAAGGCATCCCCCTGTCcccacacacgcatgcacgcacaacTAGATGAACTACATCACAGAATCCTCTCTAGGATCTAGACTCGACAACTCTACCAGACAAGTTAACTgcaagacggggggggggggggggggggggggggggggcaggagagagggctcagatCCAGGAGGTTTGTGCTGTGTGGCTCActcttaactccagctccaggggacctgacacctcttctggcctccgcaggctTCTGCACATATGTGGGGTACGCAtaaacactcacatatacatacacataaacaaaaataaattgtctggctataaaaataaatcttaaaaagaaaataaagtataaatggtaagagactttaaaaaaaaaaaaatctaaggcagagccaggcaga includes:
- the Sema4a gene encoding semaphorin-4A isoform X2 — its product is MALPSLGQDPWSLLGVFFFQLLLLMSLRPATGTGGQGPMPRVKYHAGDGHRALSFFQQKGLRDFDTLLLSADGDTLYVGAREAILALNIQNPGIPRLRNMIPWPASEKKKSECALKKKSNETQCFNFIRVLVSFNATHLYSCGTFAFSPACAFIELRDSSLMPILNDKVMDGKGQSPFDPEHRHTAVLVDGMLYSGTMNNFLGSEPILMRTLGSQPVLKTDIFLRWLHPDASFVAAIPSTQVVYFFFEETASELDFFEELYTSRVARVCKNDVGGEKLLQKKWTTFLKAQLLCAQPGQLPFNVVRHAVLLPSVSRIYAVFTSQWQVGETRSSAVCAFSLTDIERVFKGKFKELNKETSRWTTYRGPEANPRPGSCSTGPSSDKALTFMKDHFLMDEHVVGRPLLVKSGVEYTQIAVEPARGLDGSRHVVMYLGTSTGSLHKAVVPENSSAYLVEEIQLSPEPEPVRNLQLAPTQGAVFAGFSGGVWRVPRANCSVYKSCVECVLAKDPHCAWDPESKTCSLLSGSSSTLNSWKQDMERGNPELACADRPLARSIRRQSPPQLIKEVLAVPNSILELPCPQLSALASYHWSHGHGHGRAAVPEASSAVYNGSLLLLPQAGVGGLYQCVATENNYSYPVVSYWVDSQEQPLALDPELAGVPRERVQVPLTRVGGGASLAAQRSYWPHFLIVTVLLAIVLLGTLTLLLASPLGALRARGKVQGCGTLPPREKAPLSREQRLQPSKDYRTSASDVDADNNHLGPEVA
- the Sema4a gene encoding semaphorin-4A isoform X3; this encodes MPILNDKVMDGKGQSPFDPEHRHTAVLVDGMLYSGTMNNFLGSEPILMRTLGSQPVLKTDIFLRWLHPDASFVAAIPSTQVVYFFFEETASELDFFEELYTSRVARVCKNDVGGEKLLQKKWTTFLKAQLLCAQPGQLPFNVVRHAVLLPSVSRIYAVFTSQWQVGETRSSAVCAFSLTDIERVFKGKFKELNKETSRWTTYRGPEANPRPGSCSTGPSSDKALTFMKDHFLMDEHVVGRPLLVKSGVEYTQIAVEPARGLDGSRHVVMYLGTSTGSLHKAVVPENSSAYLVEEIQLSPEPEPVRNLQLAPTQGAVFAGFSGGVWRVPRANCSVYKSCVECVLAKDPHCAWDPESKTCSLLSGSSSTLNSWKQDMERGNPELACADRPLARSIRRQSPPQLIKEVLAVPNSILELPCPQLSALASYHWSHGHGHGRAAVPEASSAVYNGSLLLLPQAGVGGLYQCVATENNYSYPVVSYWVDSQEQPLALDPELAGVPRERVQVPLTRVGGGASLAAQRSYWPHFLIVTVLLAIVLLGTLTLLLASPLGALRARGKVQGCGTLPPREKAPLSREQRLQPSKDYRTSASDVDADNNHLGPEVA